The Oxalobacteraceae bacterium OTU3CINTB1 genome includes a window with the following:
- a CDS encoding insulinase family protein, with product MKLIKLQVLSGALLLSFSFLAQGQGQVGGQGKEPPLKLSDVLPIGPQVKVGKLANGLTYYVQKNARPEKKLELRLVVKAGSILEDDDQQGLAHFTEHMAFNGSTNFKRNELVSYLQSIGVKFGADLNAYTSFDETVYILPIPTDKKETVEQGFQVLEDWAHGLSFNNADIDSERGIVLEELRMGKGVDDRMNKVVLPKVLNGSRYAQRMPIGKEDIIKSFKYDAIKRFYRDWYRPDLMAVVVVGDIEPEAAQKLIEQHFSKLKNPANPRPREYARIPERQESEGIVFTDKEVSNNSVYIRYPIQPWPAGVTLADYRQKLIENLYSFILSQRMYELTQQANPPFLQGGSGMNKIVRGYRSFGAGAVLGKGGVTPAINALVEEDERARQYGFTASEVERAKKGILRTYENLYNERDKSDSSGYAAEYIRHFLEDETIPGIAAEYRYARELIPEISLSEVNAAVKVAIPDNQSKLVIYTGVDKPGVATPKAADLVAIANAAEKISVKAQEEKVYSNQLMPVLPKPGTIVKQTFNEKIGTTELVLSNGVKVVLKPTDFNNDQVMMAGLRYGGWSLFDDKDVFAAHYASSIVGQMGILNYTPNDVVKVLAGKSVSSQASVSSLNESVSGGSGSDDIESMLQLAYLQMTQPRKDAAIYSAYVDRQRELAQNNMARPESVFYDTITATIYNNSPRVLRAAKPADFDQLSLDRVMEIYKSRLSSARDFTFFIVGSFDVEKIKPLVATYLASLPTGEIPVAFKDEGVRPVRGVVKKEVRAGADPKSTISLSFTGEAKYSREERMRMQALIEVLNIKLIEVLREKMGVIYSGGMNGSLNRLPYGNYSISANLPCAPENVEKVIAATFAEIEKIKQDGADEADLNKVKSAWLKGYQKGMRENGYWMASLQNAFFNNSNPEDILKYEERVQALKPSDLKEAAKRYFDMNNYVQVVLYPEK from the coding sequence ATGAAATTGATTAAATTGCAGGTGCTGTCCGGGGCGTTGTTGTTGTCGTTTTCCTTCCTGGCGCAAGGCCAGGGACAAGTAGGGGGGCAGGGCAAGGAGCCCCCGCTCAAACTAAGCGACGTGCTGCCGATCGGACCCCAGGTCAAGGTTGGCAAGCTGGCAAACGGCCTGACATATTATGTGCAGAAGAACGCGCGACCCGAGAAGAAGCTGGAACTGCGGCTGGTCGTCAAAGCCGGTTCGATCCTGGAGGACGACGACCAGCAAGGCCTGGCCCACTTCACCGAGCATATGGCCTTCAACGGCTCCACCAATTTCAAGCGCAACGAGCTGGTATCGTATCTGCAGTCGATCGGGGTCAAGTTCGGCGCCGATTTGAACGCGTATACCAGCTTCGACGAAACCGTCTACATCCTGCCGATACCGACCGATAAAAAGGAGACCGTCGAGCAGGGCTTCCAGGTGCTGGAGGATTGGGCGCACGGCCTGTCCTTCAACAACGCCGACATCGACAGCGAACGTGGCATCGTGCTCGAGGAGCTCCGCATGGGCAAGGGCGTGGACGACCGCATGAACAAGGTGGTGCTGCCGAAGGTGCTGAATGGCTCGCGCTATGCGCAGCGCATGCCGATCGGTAAGGAAGACATTATCAAGAGCTTCAAGTACGACGCCATCAAGCGCTTCTACCGCGACTGGTATCGTCCGGACCTGATGGCGGTGGTGGTGGTCGGCGATATCGAGCCGGAAGCGGCGCAGAAGCTGATCGAACAGCATTTCAGCAAATTGAAGAATCCGGCGAATCCGCGTCCGCGCGAATATGCCAGGATTCCGGAACGCCAGGAGTCGGAGGGCATCGTCTTCACCGACAAGGAAGTCAGCAACAACTCCGTTTATATCCGCTATCCGATCCAGCCCTGGCCGGCCGGGGTGACGCTGGCCGACTATCGCCAGAAGCTGATCGAAAACCTGTACAGCTTTATCCTCAGTCAGCGCATGTACGAGTTGACGCAGCAGGCCAATCCGCCGTTCCTGCAAGGCGGCAGCGGCATGAACAAGATCGTGCGCGGCTACCGTTCATTCGGCGCCGGCGCGGTGCTGGGCAAGGGCGGCGTGACGCCCGCCATCAACGCGCTGGTGGAAGAGGATGAGCGTGCCCGCCAGTACGGCTTTACCGCCTCCGAAGTGGAACGGGCCAAGAAAGGCATCCTGCGCACCTACGAGAATCTGTACAACGAGCGTGACAAATCCGATTCGTCCGGCTACGCGGCCGAATATATCCGCCATTTCCTCGAAGACGAAACCATCCCGGGCATCGCCGCCGAATACCGCTATGCGCGCGAGCTGATTCCGGAGATCTCGCTGTCGGAGGTGAATGCGGCCGTCAAGGTGGCGATCCCGGACAACCAGAGCAAGCTGGTGATCTACACGGGCGTCGACAAGCCCGGCGTGGCGACACCGAAGGCGGCCGACCTGGTGGCGATCGCCAACGCGGCCGAGAAAATCAGCGTCAAGGCGCAGGAGGAGAAGGTCTACTCGAACCAGCTGATGCCGGTCCTGCCGAAGCCGGGCACCATCGTCAAGCAGACCTTCAATGAGAAGATCGGCACCACGGAGCTGGTGTTGAGCAATGGCGTCAAGGTAGTGCTCAAGCCCACCGACTTCAATAACGACCAGGTGATGATGGCGGGCCTGCGCTACGGCGGCTGGTCGCTGTTCGACGACAAGGATGTCTTCGCGGCCCACTACGCGAGCAGCATCGTCGGCCAGATGGGCATATTGAATTACACGCCGAACGACGTGGTGAAGGTCCTGGCCGGGAAAAGCGTCAGTTCCCAGGCCAGCGTCAGTTCGCTCAACGAGTCGGTGTCCGGCGGTTCCGGCAGCGACGATATCGAGTCGATGCTGCAGCTGGCCTATCTGCAGATGACGCAGCCGCGCAAGGATGCCGCCATCTACAGCGCCTATGTGGACCGCCAGCGCGAACTGGCGCAAAACAATATGGCGCGGCCGGAGTCGGTGTTCTACGATACGATCACCGCGACCATCTACAACAACAGTCCGCGCGTGCTGCGCGCGGCCAAGCCGGCCGATTTCGACCAGCTGTCGCTCGATCGCGTGATGGAGATCTACAAGAGCCGTTTGTCCAGCGCGCGCGATTTCACCTTCTTCATTGTCGGCAGCTTCGATGTGGAGAAAATCAAGCCGCTGGTCGCGACCTACCTGGCCAGCCTGCCGACCGGCGAGATTCCGGTGGCCTTCAAGGATGAAGGTGTGCGTCCGGTGCGCGGCGTGGTCAAGAAAGAGGTGCGCGCAGGCGCCGATCCGAAGAGCACCATTTCGCTGTCGTTTACCGGGGAGGCCAAATACTCGCGCGAGGAGCGCATGCGCATGCAGGCGCTGATCGAGGTGCTCAACATCAAACTGATCGAGGTGCTTCGCGAGAAGATGGGCGTCATCTACAGCGGCGGCATGAACGGCTCGCTGAACCGCCTCCCATACGGGAACTATTCGATCAGCGCCAACCTGCCTTGCGCGCCGGAGAACGTCGAGAAGGTGATTGCCGCGACCTTTGCCGAGATCGAGAAAATCAAGCAGGACGGCGCCGACGAGGCGGACCTGAACAAGGTCAAATCCGCCTGGCTCAAAGGGTATCAAAAGGGCATGCGCGAGAACGGCTACTGGATGGCGTCCCTGCAAAATGCCTTCTTCAACAACAGCAATCCCGAGGACATCCTCAAGTACGAGGAGCGCGTGCAGGCGCTCAAGCCGTCGGATCTGAAGGAGGCGGCCAAGCGCTACTTCGACATGAATAATTACGTCCAAGTGGTGCTGTACCCCGAGAAGTAA
- a CDS encoding TonB-dependent receptor, with protein MKTNEKQPPSHRNVASRTLARSIAVAFAGTAAVPLGALAQDDIQKVVVTAQSRSQSAQEVPISMEVVTAKDIRNLGAKNLGDLNGYLPGLEVEATQPTQPIFGIRGVQAGDFGIGTDMPVGIYVDGVYTGKTGGALMNFIDIQRVEVLKGPQGTLFGRNSAAGAISVVTNEPDQTFDMNGHLKVGEYGRVNADAMVNLPLADNTAARLVFVRAESDGWVRNATTGERTAGDKSGAARLSLKHKTGDATLNLTVEHEQLRQKGWPAFGVVKDPALPFAGFTGAYDAAYVANFVDPRKAPLENDTGGSERRTFDGASLRAELPLGGLTLRSITAYRTFSTYNLTDNDGTARSDFSLANTDQKKAYNWQQEFKLSGKTEHLDWIAGASFYDNRERQSSTALLNTATLDNVSLLGGGNADLANLFGALGQAGIPGVDASSNFPWGETTHNYLRTRAFSVYQDVIWHATPSTNLTLGLRWSRDRKNMEWHVPGRESAALDALLNTYGPLAGLNASALPSNQIFYAAGLLAATPVHSTKSWTDWSPRLVLDHKLTPDLLLFASLSKGYQAGGFNVFTPPNAASANAKERDPSYDPEKMTNLELGFKLYAPSIKATLNGSVFAYRFKNLQDIKLGGTGPIPTYNVVNSDQQAKGLDLDGRIRVSPNLTLFAGLELIDQTYKRYRTTDDSGAVLDLSGQTVGTPTFNGMGGVNASWEALGGRISTTLQGTYQSKARCNDDTRALQCLDAPAFRTGEARSKADFRLGWDNANGKFGIALLVNNLFDKQYVHTLDGQTKPFGLPYAIVTPPRTVSLELRGSL; from the coding sequence GTGAAGACAAACGAAAAACAGCCGCCGTCCCACCGCAACGTTGCCTCGCGCACGCTGGCGCGCAGCATCGCCGTGGCATTTGCCGGCACCGCCGCCGTGCCCCTCGGCGCGCTGGCGCAGGACGACATACAGAAGGTGGTCGTCACCGCGCAATCGCGGTCGCAATCGGCGCAGGAGGTGCCGATCTCGATGGAGGTCGTAACGGCCAAGGACATCCGCAACCTCGGCGCCAAGAACCTCGGCGATTTGAACGGCTATCTTCCCGGCCTGGAGGTGGAAGCGACCCAGCCCACGCAGCCGATCTTCGGCATACGCGGCGTGCAGGCGGGCGACTTCGGCATCGGCACCGACATGCCGGTCGGGATCTATGTGGACGGGGTCTATACCGGCAAGACCGGCGGCGCGCTGATGAACTTCATCGATATCCAGCGCGTGGAAGTGCTCAAGGGGCCGCAAGGGACGCTGTTTGGCCGTAACAGCGCCGCCGGCGCGATCTCCGTCGTCACCAACGAGCCGGATCAGACGTTCGACATGAACGGCCACCTGAAAGTCGGCGAATACGGCCGCGTCAATGCGGATGCGATGGTCAACCTGCCGCTGGCGGACAACACGGCGGCGCGCCTGGTCTTCGTGCGTGCCGAAAGCGACGGGTGGGTGCGTAACGCCACCACCGGCGAGCGTACCGCCGGCGACAAGTCCGGGGCCGCGCGGCTCTCGCTCAAGCACAAGACGGGCGATGCCACATTGAACCTGACCGTGGAACACGAGCAGCTGCGCCAGAAAGGCTGGCCGGCTTTCGGCGTCGTCAAGGACCCGGCGCTGCCGTTCGCCGGCTTCACGGGCGCCTACGACGCCGCCTATGTGGCCAACTTCGTCGATCCGCGCAAGGCGCCGCTGGAGAACGACACCGGCGGCAGCGAGCGCCGCACCTTCGATGGCGCCAGCCTGCGCGCCGAACTGCCGCTGGGCGGCCTCACGCTACGCTCGATCACCGCCTACCGCACCTTCTCCACCTACAACCTGACCGACAACGACGGCACCGCGCGCAGCGATTTCTCCCTGGCGAACACGGATCAAAAGAAGGCCTACAACTGGCAGCAGGAATTCAAGCTGTCCGGTAAGACCGAGCACCTGGACTGGATCGCCGGCGCCAGCTTCTACGACAACCGCGAGCGGCAATCCTCGACCGCCCTGCTCAATACAGCGACCCTGGACAACGTCAGCCTGCTCGGTGGCGGCAACGCCGACCTGGCAAACCTGTTCGGCGCGCTGGGACAGGCCGGCATTCCCGGGGTCGACGCCTCGTCGAATTTTCCGTGGGGCGAAACCACCCACAACTACCTGCGCACACGCGCCTTCTCGGTCTACCAGGACGTGATCTGGCACGCCACGCCGTCCACCAACCTGACCCTGGGCCTGCGCTGGAGCCGCGACCGCAAGAACATGGAGTGGCACGTGCCGGGGCGCGAGTCGGCAGCGCTGGACGCCCTGCTCAACACCTACGGTCCCCTGGCGGGGCTGAACGCCTCCGCGCTGCCGTCGAACCAGATCTTCTATGCGGCCGGGCTACTGGCGGCGACGCCGGTCCATTCGACCAAAAGCTGGACCGACTGGAGCCCGCGCCTGGTGCTGGATCATAAATTGACGCCGGACCTGCTGCTGTTCGCATCCCTGTCCAAAGGCTACCAGGCCGGCGGTTTCAATGTCTTTACGCCGCCGAATGCGGCGTCGGCCAACGCCAAAGAGCGCGACCCGAGCTACGATCCGGAGAAAATGACCAATCTGGAACTGGGATTCAAGCTGTATGCCCCCTCGATCAAGGCCACGCTCAACGGCTCCGTGTTCGCCTACCGCTTCAAGAACCTGCAGGACATCAAACTAGGCGGCACCGGCCCCATACCGACCTACAATGTGGTCAACAGCGACCAGCAGGCCAAGGGCCTCGATCTCGATGGCCGCATACGGGTATCGCCGAACCTGACGCTGTTCGCGGGACTGGAGCTGATCGACCAGACCTATAAGCGTTACCGAACCACCGACGACAGCGGCGCGGTGCTGGACCTGTCGGGCCAAACGGTCGGCACGCCCACCTTCAACGGCATGGGCGGCGTCAACGCCAGCTGGGAGGCGCTGGGTGGCCGGATCAGCACCACCCTGCAGGGTACCTATCAGAGCAAGGCGCGCTGCAACGACGACACGCGCGCGCTGCAATGCCTGGACGCGCCGGCCTTCCGCACCGGCGAGGCGCGCAGCAAGGCCGACTTCCGCCTCGGCTGGGACAACGCCAACGGCAAATTCGGCATCGCCCTGCTGGTGAATAACCTGTTCGACAAACAGTATGTGCACACGCTGGACGGCCAAACCAAGCCATTCGGCCTGCCCTACGCCATCGTCACGCCGCCGCGCACCGTCTCGCTGGAGTTAAGGGGCAGCCTGTAG
- the ribB gene encoding 3,4-dihydroxy-2-butanone-4-phosphate synthase yields the protein MFDQVSAVSPYSLVSDDLEGRIAAALEAMRAGVPVILLDDFDRENEADLIVAAEKITVQSMALMIRECSGIVCLCLSADKVRALELPPMAADNGSRYGTPFTVSIEAREGVTTGVSAADRVTTIRTAIAADARPGDLVHPGHVFPLRATPGGVLARKGHTEGSVDLATMAGLQPAAVLCELMNPDGTMMRGAEIERFAELHAMPILTIAEMIEWRKNRDV from the coding sequence ATGTTTGACCAAGTATCCGCAGTATCCCCCTACTCCCTTGTTTCGGATGATCTGGAAGGCCGCATCGCCGCCGCTCTGGAGGCCATGCGCGCCGGCGTGCCGGTGATCCTGCTCGACGATTTCGACCGCGAGAATGAGGCCGACCTGATCGTCGCCGCCGAAAAAATCACCGTGCAATCGATGGCGTTGATGATCCGTGAATGCAGCGGCATCGTCTGTCTGTGCCTGAGCGCCGACAAGGTGCGCGCGCTGGAGCTGCCGCCGATGGCCGCCGACAACGGCAGCCGATACGGCACGCCCTTCACCGTGTCGATCGAAGCGCGCGAAGGTGTCACCACCGGTGTCTCCGCGGCCGACCGCGTGACGACGATCCGCACGGCCATCGCCGCCGATGCGCGGCCGGGGGATCTGGTGCATCCCGGGCACGTGTTCCCGTTGCGGGCGACGCCGGGCGGCGTGCTGGCGCGCAAAGGCCATACCGAGGGCTCGGTGGACCTGGCCACGATGGCCGGCCTTCAGCCGGCGGCGGTGCTGTGCGAGTTGATGAACCCGGACGGCACGATGATGCGCGGCGCCGAGATCGAACGCTTCGCCGAGCTGCATGCGATGCCGATCCTGACGATCGCGGAGATGATCGAGTGGCGCAAGAATCGTGACGTCTGA
- a CDS encoding VOC family protein, translating into MLSHVYVGTNDFEAAFGFYGAVMETLDTRLRFSDPAKPWAAWMPAEGGRPLFIIGKPYDGQPAGCGNGQMIALMAPSREAVDRAHAAALAHGGQCEGPPGLRPQYHDNYYGAYFRDPEGNKLGVVCHDAVGL; encoded by the coding sequence ATGCTATCGCATGTCTACGTCGGCACCAACGATTTTGAAGCGGCGTTCGGATTTTACGGCGCGGTGATGGAGACGCTTGACACGCGCCTGCGCTTCAGCGATCCGGCAAAGCCGTGGGCGGCGTGGATGCCGGCCGAAGGTGGAAGGCCGCTGTTCATCATCGGCAAACCGTACGACGGCCAGCCGGCGGGATGCGGCAACGGCCAGATGATCGCCCTGATGGCGCCATCGCGCGAGGCGGTCGACCGCGCCCACGCGGCGGCACTGGCGCATGGCGGCCAATGCGAAGGGCCTCCGGGACTGCGTCCGCAGTACCACGACAACTACTATGGTGCCTACTTCCGCGACCCGGAGGGGAATAAACTGGGCGTCGTGTGCCACGACGCCGTGGGTCTTTAA
- a CDS encoding MFS transporter codes for MTTQCTTGPVVTAPTRQVPPLLMLMTLAIGFVMAMIDVTAVNTALSDISVSLSVPLTGLVWVVDGYTLTFAALLLAGGALADRFGPKNVYQGGLSVFILGSVACALAPSGNALVAARLLQGAGAALFMPSSLSLLTHAYEDQGTRARMLGTWSAIVGCSATAGPLVGGLLVHAFGWRSVFWVNVPIGLAGIVLTQMLAPATPPHRRALSMLSHALGVAALAALSFVLIEGPVLGWMSVAVLAAVVAAVVCGALLVVRERTGAHPLLPRALFDTPAFAAANGVGFLINFAVFGQLFLLSLYIQQGGADALDTGLKLIPMMGAFAIGNLTSGAIVSRVGTRPPMLYGLLVGLGAALAMLAGLSPQTPYWLLVLGTIVMNVAIGIAIPGMTATVMLVAGKAHANSAAAALNANRQIGALVGVAMMGTVLHVTGDWAWRLPAAFALVSAAYAVALTLVYFYVKPLSSRGDT; via the coding sequence ATGACTACTCAATGCACCACCGGCCCGGTTGTTACCGCGCCCACCCGCCAGGTCCCCCCGCTGCTGATGCTGATGACGCTGGCCATCGGCTTTGTGATGGCGATGATCGATGTCACTGCGGTCAACACCGCCTTGTCCGATATCTCGGTCAGTTTGTCGGTGCCACTTACCGGACTGGTTTGGGTAGTGGACGGCTACACGCTGACCTTCGCCGCGCTGCTGCTGGCCGGCGGCGCGCTGGCGGACCGCTTTGGCCCGAAGAACGTCTATCAGGGCGGCCTGAGTGTTTTCATACTCGGTTCGGTGGCGTGCGCGCTGGCGCCGAGTGGCAATGCGCTGGTCGCCGCGCGGCTGCTGCAGGGGGCCGGCGCCGCGCTGTTCATGCCTAGTTCTCTCAGCCTGCTGACGCACGCCTACGAGGATCAGGGCACGCGGGCGCGGATGCTGGGCACCTGGTCCGCAATTGTCGGGTGCTCGGCGACCGCCGGTCCTCTCGTTGGCGGTTTGCTGGTCCATGCATTCGGCTGGCGCAGCGTTTTTTGGGTGAATGTGCCGATCGGCCTGGCCGGCATCGTGCTGACGCAGATGCTGGCGCCGGCCACGCCGCCGCATAGGCGCGCGTTGTCGATGTTGAGCCATGCGCTCGGTGTGGCGGCGCTGGCTGCGTTGAGTTTTGTGCTGATCGAGGGGCCGGTGCTGGGCTGGATGTCGGTGGCGGTGCTGGCGGCGGTTGTCGCCGCTGTGGTGTGCGGGGCGCTGCTGGTGGTGCGCGAGCGCACCGGCGCGCATCCGCTGCTGCCGCGCGCCTTGTTCGATACGCCGGCTTTTGCGGCGGCCAATGGGGTCGGGTTCCTGATCAACTTTGCGGTGTTTGGGCAGTTGTTTTTGCTTAGTCTATATATCCAGCAGGGCGGGGCCGACGCGCTGGACACTGGATTGAAGCTGATACCGATGATGGGGGCTTTCGCCATCGGAAATTTGACATCGGGTGCGATTGTGTCGCGGGTGGGTACGCGGCCGCCGATGTTATATGGTCTGCTGGTGGGGTTGGGGGCGGCGCTGGCGATGCTGGCCGGGCTGTCGCCGCAGACGCCTTATTGGTTGCTGGTGCTGGGGACTATCGTGATGAACGTCGCCATCGGGATCGCGATTCCGGGGATGACGGCGACGGTGATGCTGGTGGCGGGCAAGGCGCATGCCAACAGCGCCGCCGCCGCGTTGAACGCCAATCGCCAGATCGGCGCGCTGGTCGGCGTGGCGATGATGGGAACCGTGTTGCACGTGACGGGGGATTGGGCGTGGCGTTTGCCGGCGGCTTTCGCGCTGGTGTCGGCGGCTTACGCGGTCGCCCTGACCCTGGTGTATTTCTATGTGAAGCCGTTGAGTTCTCGTGGAGACACGTAG
- a CDS encoding LysR family transcriptional regulator, with amino-acid sequence MDWDNARIFLAIYRKGTLRAAAGELNIDQATVGRRLNALEDSLGARLFLRTPSGYMATPAGELAVTAAESMEQAALRFQREMQGIDNRLSGVVRVTTSDTMASHFVIDAMRRLHETHPEIRIVLSTGTEITSLTRREADLAVRTLKPTSPDLISRHLTKRSMGLYATQGYLKQRSMPIPGNGLAGHDIVIYQNAVAPRHREKICLEPITNARVAIEVNSGLMLLEAARKGMGVTELPCHMADGDPQLTRIWPDRVDHYDVWLVMHSDLSRSARVRAAADAIIDSFPPA; translated from the coding sequence ATGGACTGGGACAACGCCAGGATTTTCCTCGCCATCTACCGCAAAGGTACGCTGCGCGCGGCCGCCGGAGAACTCAATATCGACCAGGCCACCGTCGGCCGGCGTCTCAATGCGCTGGAGGATTCGCTGGGCGCGCGCCTGTTCCTGCGCACGCCCTCCGGCTACATGGCCACGCCGGCCGGCGAACTGGCCGTCACCGCCGCCGAATCGATGGAGCAGGCGGCGCTGCGGTTTCAGCGCGAAATGCAGGGCATCGACAACCGTCTCTCCGGCGTGGTGCGCGTGACCACGTCGGACACGATGGCGAGCCATTTCGTCATCGACGCCATGCGCCGCCTGCACGAGACGCATCCGGAAATCCGCATCGTCCTCAGCACCGGCACCGAAATCACCAGCCTGACGCGCCGCGAGGCCGACCTGGCCGTGCGCACGCTCAAACCGACCAGCCCTGACCTGATTTCGCGCCATCTCACCAAACGCAGCATGGGTTTGTACGCCACGCAAGGATATCTTAAGCAGCGCAGCATGCCGATACCGGGCAACGGCCTGGCGGGCCATGACATTGTGATCTACCAAAACGCGGTGGCGCCGCGCCACCGGGAGAAAATCTGCCTGGAGCCGATCACCAATGCCCGCGTCGCGATCGAGGTCAATAGCGGCTTGATGCTGCTGGAGGCGGCGCGCAAGGGCATGGGCGTGACCGAACTGCCCTGCCACATGGCCGACGGCGATCCACAGCTCACGCGCATCTGGCCGGACCGGGTCGACCATTACGACGTCTGGCTGGTGATGCACAGCGATTTGAGTCGCAGCGCGCGCGTGCGCGCCGCCGCCGACGCCATCATCGACAGCTTCCCGCCGGCGTAA